TCATTTGAATCTCGTTACTTGTTCATAAATCTATGCTCAAGATCTAgataagaaaactaaaaaatttgattattgttCCATATGACTGTCCGATCAACCTTGAACCAAATATTCTAAAACATTAGTCATACTACAAACACAACCACCATAGTGCAAACACAACCATACATTACTCTTAACACGGTACTATTGTGACCAACCAACCAAACGGTCAATTTATAGAACAATTACCCCAACACTAATCAATATAAgacaaaatatgattattaccaATTGGACCATAATTAGATTGTTACTAATtcaaaacttattataaaatgtttaggTAAAGACATAAATGATTACATTTAATACGCATTAATAGCTTGAGTTGTTGAATATTTATCGACTTTAACATCACAGTACCTTATATAAGTAATCTCGAAGTACAACAGACAAAAGATAATGTGAGTATAAAGAACATCAGAACCGCTAAGAGCttgtacaataataataaaccgTTAACATCAATCtcatactaaaaataattaggaTAGATACTAAATGAttctaatatcatttaaaaaaaaagtataattcaaGTTTACTCAATTTCATTGAAAGAAATATATGCAAATCAAGTTCATatcaagtaaaagaaattaaaaagaaaatgtgctTAATAAAATGACTTACTCTGTGATAGATTGATAATCTCTTCCTCAGATACAAAATCTTTGATAAACTTATTTCCAGTTTTCTGCTCCCACAGTGATATCAAATCATTTTGAGATACAATGTTCTTAGAGGGTCGATAAATAACAACACGATTACATGTTCTTGGATCATTTGCTACTTTAATGGAGTACATGGCAATATCTTCTTCATAGTTTAGCATAGCTGAAATTTTTACATTAGATTTTCTTCATTATCACAAGGCAATGagtagagaaaataaaatgaaaattgtcaaataaaatacataattatattttcaatgatAACCAAGCATGATAAGAAATTGAATTTACTATATcccattaacaaaaaaaaacaaagatattcacgatttagtaaagaaaaattagacaaattaacttatataattagtttaaactttaaacataacttaatcaatttataagacgaaatttgcattcaaaaataatattttccaaataactcttcaataacttattaaaaattgattttaaacctaattcaaccaTATACAAtctgaattataaaataagatttaaaaattaactttaaatctaaATCAACTTTACAAATCCGAatcataaaataagatttacagactacaaatttattatatttttaacatacaaaatctttagttattttaattttgtacaaAAACAGATTATAGATCTTGtatcaattaaaagtaaaatcaaaataatgcCTAAAACATAAACCTACTTAATGATAGAGGAACTGATTCTCTATAATGGGTGACTAATTACGAAAAGCTAGAACGAGAATAAAAAACCTCACAAAATCTCatgtaaagtaaaagaaagaagagaatatatatatactaactTGGACAATGGTAACTCCAATGTGGTTGAACTCCTTGCAAAGTTGTATCTTTGAAGAAGAAGTTTGTGAATTAAGAGAACGAGTATATACAAAAGTTGGATGCCCTAAAGAAACACTTGCCTTTACCAAATACTTCCCAATATAACCAGTTCCTCCAAATACAACCATCTTACTCTTCATTTCCTCCATTCTTAACAAATCTTGCAAATGCTTACAATGTCAAATCCTTCACCACACACCCTCTTTTATATCTTCTTTGCAAATGCATACAAGAGGCACATATTAGAATTACATTTCAAGATTTCATAAATAGGCCATAGAATCAAATTACATCTACGAGTTGCATGAATTCTTAGACTATTCCATAACTTTATTAGATAACTTtatctaaaaaatttatcattggATTAATGTTTTATCATATAAATCATATCTACaatttattatacattaatCCACAATTAATATTCTATTGATATCTTTCAAACAAAacgtaatatatatttttaaaacataaaaatagaaatagttTGACTATGTTGTAATAATTATTCAACTTTGACAAAGATTGATATAATTAAGCCAATATATAGTTATACCCAAtagttggaaaaataaaaatcacagtCTATATAAAGTTATTGATGGTTTGAAAGCTGatgtaaattgtaatttatgGTGGTATAATttcattcttctctctctctgtctGTGAGATCAAAACATCCAGTAAAAGAATAGATTTCTATCAGACATACATTTATTTAAGTATAGATTTCTATCAGAGATACTAAACTAAACTTGCCTTTAAGATGATTGGTCCTCAATACTATCATAACCTCCGTGATTAAGTATTCAGATTTATTCTCGCAGCCCTTAATCTTCAAGGAACGTTGAATTTTAGcacatcataaaatatgtatGCGCTTTGAACATGAGGATTGGACATGTTCAAAGAAGAGTGATACAAGCTCTACATGTTTAGGGACTAACTCTTACACAAACAAATTCAAGGATTTGTACAACTAATTCATACACAGACACATCAGGACTAAACTATGAGATGGGAATAATTCCAAGTACTAAGTTACCTGTTCACTCTTTTAGTCAGAGCTGACTAATTAAATACAGAAATTTCAGGGATTTTATTGAGTCAccttgacaaaaaaaaaatgtgaagtgTTTTCCTTCTCGTTTgcttaaaacatatatataattccTTCATTTTAGTgaattatagaaaagaaaatagaaaacaacttaGCCATAACCCAAGTACTTGGGATCATCACTCAAGGATCATTTCCATAAACAGTCTGGATTTTGCACATTATTTTTCCATCTGTACTTATGCCAGGTGTTCGTATTTCTTCTGCCATTCTTTTGTGATCTCTGTCCAGTTATATTCAGGTTCCCTTACTACTTTGCTCCAATGCCTTTGTATCTAGTAGATAACTAGTAGATAATTCTATACTCAATAAGTAAAACTCATTACAGATATATATAGTTGTGCcaaaaattcttcatttttcttcaagCACAAATCATTTACGCAGACTATCTAATCAGTTGAGCATCTGTAACAATAATATTCTACATACACTAAAACTAACAAATACAAGAGAACACAGACTGTGGTGATGAgaatactgaaaaaaaaaatgtagatatATGCATGAGCAGGAAATAAGAGTAACAGACTTATTAATCAGATGCTATGTGAGTGGTAGGGAAAGAAAGCAAGAACACATACCAGCAGTCACCAAGCATACCCAAGACTGCTCCAAGCTGGGAACATAACTCTGAAGTGTTACCAACTTTTTCTAATTGATCACGAATGTCTTCAGCACAGAGGTTGAGTCTTGATTTGGCACTTTCTAAGTTCTGAGCACGGAATGCCTGTTTTGCATTGCATATAGCAAAATACTCACCATCAAGTGGTAGTACAAACTCAACAaagtttaaattgtaatttagtaaaACAAAAGGCAGTAGCTTCTCCAGAGAAACAGCTATTGACACCAATGTCTCTTccagataaatatattttccaacACATCCAATCATATACAACAGTTTAGTATCTATCAAAAGTTATTAGCATCAACGCCAATTAAATTAAGGGCATGCAATTTCAAGGATCTCACACCATTTAATCGTTCATATATAATAAGATCCAACATTAATATTTGAGAAGGCCATACATACCCTCATGGCTTGTTGCACTAAGAAAGAACCTCTTTCCAAAGAAACATCCTCATAGATGACCTGTTTACTCTCTGTAGCTTCTTCTCCTTTGTCTGAACTAACAGACCTTTTGATCCTAGCATGACCTTCAATTAAGCGATCAACTACACCTTGAAGATTAGCGTCAGGCTCAATCTTCACAATGTCAGCCCCACATAATGGACAGTCCTTAAAGTGGGATATGCATGATCTAGTTTCATACAAGTAGAATATAAGAGATGAGCGTATGCAATTCATCATAGATTCAAGATATAAACACTGGACAAGGTACATACTTGCAGAAAACATGAGAACGAGGAACACATTTGCTGGTGTCAAATAAAAGAGCCTGGCACACTGTACAGCTAAGAGGACCAATCTTAAACGATTGTGAATCATATCCAAAAGGGCACTTTGGTGACGCACTAGCTGAGTCATTAGNCTCTTTCTTCACCTTACTNTCAGACTCAACCTGATGTTTCATAGAGTTTTCACCCGATTTTTTGGAAGCATTGTTATCATCAGGGCGAGCAGCTTTGACAAATGGGCAAACTGGTGTCATATTCATCAAGAACAAGAGCCTgccaaaacataaaaacaaagatTATTGGCTCCTTCACCATATTTCCTTTCTCAACTACCATCGTGTTGATTGAACTTTTAGCAGATGTAGCACGAGGAATAGATTAAACAAGGCAGATACATTTATTCGTGCCTTGtttaaattaaagagaaaaaaaactgaCCTTTGTCTACTTCCACTTGACAAATCTGCATAACCACGGTTAATATCCACATCTGCAAAATGAATGCATAATACAGGAACATACTGACAGTAAGTGGACTTCATCTGGGGAAAAACAGAGGAATTCTNNNNNNNNNNNNNNNNNNNNNNNNNNNNNNNNNNNNNNNNNNNNNNNNNNNNNNNNNNNNNNNNNNNNNNNNNNNNNNNNNNNNNNNNNNNNNNNNNNNNNNNNNNNNNNNNNNNNNNNNNNNNNNNNNNNNNNNNNNNNNNNNNNNNNNNNNNNNNNNNNNNNNNNNNNNNNNNNNNNNNNNNNCTACCTGGGAGTGGACAAGAAGAGTTGGCAGTCAGATCATATTAGAGATATTGATATAAAAGCATTCAGTTATTCAACTGGATgttagttttctatttttgttgcTTGAACAGAAGGCTTTAGAGCCTATATATAGTAGTCGTGTCTGTTTGGTGTGTGAGATAATATTCAAGATCAGTTTTACGTTTAAGCTTATCcttatcttttcttcatatGCAACAAAATTCAATTGATACAAGAAAAAGTCTAGAGAACACTAATTTATTTGCAAGATGTTAATGAGTATCGNACGTNGGAATACAACAACTTATTCCATTACGAGGGAACAGAAGAATAATGTTGCAAAGCTACATAAAATCAAATTGCAGTTCATGCTAAAAAATTAACACANCAACTATAAAGTNTTCTAATTTTNagaaaagtaaaatgaaacAACATACATCATTGCATAACAACTTTTGCACCACGAGCTTTGAGTTTCTCCATTATCTTCTCCCCTTCTTCTTTTGAAACACCTTTCTTTATATAAGAAGGTGTTTTATCCACCAAATTCTTGGCCTCCTTCAAACCTAAATCTGTAAAGCCCCGGACCTCCTtgagattttaattttgcaaGCCGCTTCGTAGGACTCCAGTTTCAACTCAAACACAGTTTTTTCCGGCTTTTGCTCCTCCTTGGCCGCAGCCAAATTTCTCGCTCCTGCTTTTATACATTTCACATCAGGCATCTCCTTCACTCCCATTTTCTTCATCAGCACAAGACCCAATTTTGAGGCTTCAGCTACTGTAAGAGATGCTATTTCATCAACAAGCCTGAAAACTCTGATGGAGGACCTCGATGATCATTGGGATCAAATTTAGCAGGATCAAAATCAACTGGAAGATTTCTTGAGTAAATTTCCACTTCCTATACATCATCCTCCTCTTTCCTTGCAGGCTGAccaaaatttcttgaaaataaatatgttacCAGAGTTAAGCTGCACTATGGTTGGCTGAAAAGTTTGTATATACAAACCATGGGGTGAATGATGCTTTATTCTTGAAAGCAAGCTCATTCTCAACTGATTGTGATACAGTATCTCAGAATGCAAAATCAATCCAGTTTAACACCCATCGTGTTCGCCTAATCCAATAAATATATTGACCCTGAAAGCAGAAAAAATTAGATTTGTTCATTCAAAATCAAACTGGTTCCTCCATCTCTGGATAGCCCTTGCGAGTCATACCAGGTTTCTCCTTCATCATTTTCTATACCTATTCCATGTGCCATCCTTTATTCTCTTGTGCACCACATCCCCCTTCGACAACAAGCCACCCTCCCCGGCAGCTTATCcttatcttttcttcatatGCAACAAAATTCAATTGGTACAAGAAAAACTCTAGAGAACACTAATTTATTTGTAAGATGTTAATGAGTATCGTTCGTAGGAATACAACAATTTATTCCATTAAGAGGGAACAGAAGAATAATGGTGCAAAGCTTCATAAAATCAAATTGCAGTTCATGCTAAAAAATTAACACAGCAATTGATGATGACAAAGGTTTCTATTGATTCACCAGTAATCCTTACAAGAACAGCTTCCATTCTTGAAATGATGGAACCGTCGTAAATCACGTACAATTATTTCCCTTCCTGTCACAAGTGAAATGTACTTGGTGGCTTCATGGCAATCNCCACAAACTCTTAGATTCTTCCTAATGTGTATTGTTGTGCCACGGCTTGTATTTAGAAGTCCAAATGCAATGGCAAGCCTCTCACTATGGCTACTGACCAATTGCTCNNTCACATCTTCTTCTACATCATGAATTGAATCGGAGTCGGGAACATACNCAGCAGCCTTGATCTCATCTCCAAGAGTGTCAAGGTATGCATAGATTCTTTTGGATTGAGGATGATTAGTACTTCCTGAGTAGAATGTATGAACTTCATTTCTCAACTCAACCAAACTGCAGCCAGGAGTTTTCTGGATCCCTTTCTTCTCCATGGCTGTCCTCACCTTAGCAACCTTTTCCCACATTGAAGCCGATGCATACATGTTGGCAAGCAACACATGATACCCTCCCTCATCTGGNTCTAACTCAAATAGTTCATCTGCAANTTTCTCACCCAATTCTACATTTTTATGGATTTTGCATGCACCTAGCATTGCACCTAAAACAGTAATTCCTGGTTTGACAGGCATATCCTGGATGAATTCCCAAGCATCATCTAGCCTTCCAGCACGACCAAGGAGATCAACCATCGCACCATAATGATCCATTGCAGGTTTCAAGCCATAGTTTTccttcatgctttcaaagtagtAAAGTCCNTCTTCCACTAAACCTGAGTGACTACAAGCNGCTATAACAGANAGAAACGTTATCTCATTNGGTTTAACAGATCCCTTCtgcatttcatcaaagagatcCAGTGCTTCTTTTCCATGCCCATGTGTTCCATATCCATCAATCATTGCATTCCATGTTATCACATGTCGTTCTTCCATCGTGTCAAAAAGATTTCTTGCAGTTTGAATGGCTCCACATTTGGCATAGGTGTCCACAAGTGCTGTACAAACAAAGACATTTTTGTCCATCAAAGCTCTTATAGCAAGTCCATGAATCCACTTAGCCTGCCGGGTAACTGATAAATCTGCAAGAGCAGTAATTACGCTCACCAATGTAAAGGAATCGGGTTTGATGTCATGAGACTGCATCTCACAGAATAGATTTAAGGCTTCATTTATGTATCCATTNTGTGCATAACCTAATATCATGGCATTCCATGTAAGGACTGTTTTCTGNTTCAGATTACCAAACAGTGATGCTGCAATATCAATCCTCTTACACTTTGAATACATGGATATCAAAGAATTCATAACTGACACGTCAGAACCAAGTTTC
This DNA window, taken from Vigna radiata var. radiata cultivar VC1973A chromosome 5, Vradiata_ver6, whole genome shotgun sequence, encodes the following:
- the LOC106760729 gene encoding eugenol synthase 1-like; its protein translation is MLNYEEDIAMYSIKVANDPRTCNRVVIYRPSKNIVSQNDLISLWEQKTGNKFIKDFVSEEEIINLSQTLPSPENIPVSILHSVFVRGYLMNFKLGKDDLEASELYPDYNYTSIDQLLDIFLLHPLPPASAAFE
- the LOC106760724 gene encoding protein NCA1-like isoform X3 encodes the protein MNMTPVCPFVKAARPDDNNASKKSGENSMKHQVESXSKVKKEXNDSASASPKCPFGYDSQSFKIGPLSCTVCQALLFDTSKCVPRSHVFCKSCISHFKDCPLCGADIVKIEPDANLQGVVDRLIEGHARIKRSVSSDKGEEATESKQVIYEDVSLERGSFLVQQAMRAFRAQNLESAKSRLNLCAEDIRDQLEKVGNTSELCSQLGAVLGMLGDC
- the LOC106760724 gene encoding protein NCA1-like isoform X1, with translation MNMTPVCPFVKAARPDDNNASKKSGENSMKHQVESXSKVKKEXNDSASASPKCPFGYDSQSFKIGPLSCTVCQALLFDTSKCVPRSHVFCKSCISHFKDCPLCGADIVKIEPDANLQGVVDRLIEGHARIKRSVSSDKGEEATESKQVIYEDVSLERGSFLVQQAMRAFRAQNLESAKSRLNLCAEDIRDQLEKVGNTSELCSQLGAVLGMLGDCCYLLDTKALEQSSKGT
- the LOC106760724 gene encoding protein NCA1-like isoform X2, which gives rise to MNMTPVCPFVKAARPDDNNASKKSGENSMKHQVESXSKVKKEXNDSASASPKCPFGYDSQSFKIGPLSCTVCQALLFDTSKCVPRSHVFCKSCISHFKDCPLCGADIVKIEPDANLQGVVDRLIEGHARIKRSVSSDKGEEATESKQVIYEDVSLERGSFLVQQAMRAFRAQNLESAKSRLNLCAEDIRDQLEKVGNTSELCSQLGAVLGMLGDCWYVFLLSFPTTHIASD
- the LOC106760707 gene encoding pentatricopeptide repeat-containing protein At1g11290, chloroplastic, encoding MSTQFITLRPPPIPNITNPNTRKRPTPAPLYQRIFIPSHVYRHPSAVLLELCTSLKELHQILPLVIKIGFYHEHFFQTKLISLFCKFSSITEAARVFETVEHKLDVLYHTMLKGYAKNSALRDALKFYGRMRYDEVSPVVYDFTYLLQLCGDSLDLRRGREVHGMVITNGFQSNLFAMTAVVNLYAKCRQVEDAYKMFERMPQRDLVSWNTVVAGFAQNGLARRAVQLVLQMQEASQKPDSITLVTVLPALADVKALKIGKSVHGYAFRAGFESMVNVGTAMLDMYFKCGSVKNARLVFKGMSGRNVVSWNTMINXYEQNGESEEAFSTFLKMLDEGVEPTNVSMMGALHACANLGDLERGRFVHRLLEEKKLGSDVSVMNSLISMYSKCKRIDIAASLFGNLXQKTVLTWNAMILGYAXNGYINEALNLFCEMQSHDIKPDSFTLVSVITALADLSVTRQAKWIHGLAIRALMDKNVFVCTALVDTYAKCGAIQTARNLFDTMEERHVITWNAMIDGYGTHGHGKEALDLFDEMQKGSVKPNEITFLSVIAACSHSGLVEXGLYYFESMKENYGLKPAMDHYGAMVDLLGRAGRLDDAWEFIQDMPVKPGITVLGAMLGACKIHKNVELGEKXADELFELXPDEGGYHVLLANMYASASMWEKVAKVRTAMEKKGIQKTPGCSLVELRNEVHTFYSGSTNHPQSKRIYAYLDTLGDEIKAAXYVPDSDSIHDVEEDVXEQLVSSHSERLAIAFGLLNTSRGTTIHIRKNLRVCGDCHEATKYISLVTGREIIVRDLRRFHHFKNGSCSCKDYW